A stretch of Myroides oncorhynchi DNA encodes these proteins:
- a CDS encoding TonB-dependent receptor produces the protein MYLKLFNGGKKLYTPLATALLFLQLLSIEGIYAQQKTVSPISIQLNQASITDVFNSIKKQSDYTLIYSDQVTVLSKKVDMSINAKDIQTVLDYLSKQYGITYQITGNTISVKLAEVKTQKVRGNVKDSHGLGVPGASIILKETNHGVSTDLDGNFELDAVIGKDKLEISFIGYKTVEILAHNSMKIVMNEDQTSLDEIVVVGYGKQKRVNVTGAVDQVGAEVFKDRPVSNVAKALQGEIGNLNLIIGDGKPTRSATFNVRGTTSIGGGGNALVLIDGVPGDPSLLNPNDIESVSVLKDAASAAIYGARGSFGVVLITTKTSKNEKSKINFSTSFSVLDHTVKPDLVTNGYQWAKQFDEAYYSWNDYKMHPSKANSVFPFSMEYLQQLKERTENPSLSKVDIDPATGKYVYYGNTDWMKELYADMITAQEYNLSASGGGEKASYYLSGRVNSQDGVFRYNPDKFNMYNLRGKGSLQATSWLKLENNFEYAEMDYFFPILNHPSDTPVWRRISDEAFPVAMMFNPDGTLTHNAAIVFGSFVSGGNYSDTNRQQLRNTTSFVADIIKDDLKLYGDFTFRNLNEVEKKQYTPVPYSTKPGELLERGENKLEELQEKTTYKGMNLYAEYQKQLGGHHIKGLIGYNYEKLRLDKRTLERNELTNSQLPDFGLATGENIVLKGGGYQWATLGAFFRLNYNFQEKYFIEVNGRYDGSSKFPQNQQWGFFPSTSVGYRVSQENFWQNSRLVDVLPGLKFRASYGSLGNGNISPYQYLETMSVNQLNVLLNGKNPLYTNKPNVIPNGLTWEKATTFNIGFDTEWFNRRLTTSFDWYKRATTDMYTQGTPLPQVFGATEPKGNYADLETKGWELSIAWKDKINFKKPLTYKFRFILSDNQSEITKFNNPTNSLNTYYEGMKIGEIWGFENAGYFIDQNDINNHADQSYIRVSAANILLPGDIKFADLNGDGVINIGDNTVNNPGDRRIIGNSTPRFNFGFNTDLEWNNFFVSAFFQGVGKRDFWPGADNSLFWGAYNRPYSWHPTKMGDMMWSEENPDAYFPRMRGYVALNSRGELQVQQSKYIQNAAYIRLKNLTIGYNFPKQMLEKNKIESLRIFFSGQNLWTYSPMFRVLKTMDPEVIDGADPELSPNAGNGMRYPMLKTFSLGIDITF, from the coding sequence ATGTATCTCAAATTATTTAATGGAGGTAAGAAATTATATACTCCCTTAGCTACTGCTTTGCTTTTTTTACAGTTATTAAGCATTGAAGGTATCTACGCACAACAAAAAACAGTATCACCTATCTCGATACAGTTAAATCAAGCATCTATAACTGATGTATTTAATTCGATAAAAAAACAATCTGATTATACTCTGATCTATAGTGATCAAGTAACAGTACTGTCTAAAAAAGTAGACATGAGTATTAATGCAAAAGATATTCAAACTGTTTTGGATTATTTGTCTAAGCAGTATGGGATAACTTATCAAATCACTGGTAATACTATTTCTGTAAAATTAGCTGAAGTTAAAACACAGAAAGTTAGAGGTAATGTAAAAGATAGCCATGGATTAGGTGTACCTGGAGCATCAATCATTCTAAAGGAAACTAATCATGGGGTTAGTACTGATCTGGATGGAAACTTCGAGCTAGATGCGGTCATTGGTAAAGATAAGTTGGAGATCTCTTTTATTGGGTATAAGACAGTTGAAATTCTTGCTCATAACTCTATGAAAATAGTTATGAATGAGGATCAGACTAGTTTAGATGAGATTGTGGTAGTGGGATATGGAAAACAAAAACGAGTAAATGTTACTGGAGCAGTAGATCAAGTTGGGGCAGAGGTATTTAAAGATCGCCCTGTTTCTAATGTAGCTAAGGCATTGCAGGGGGAAATAGGAAACCTAAACCTTATTATTGGGGATGGAAAGCCTACTCGTAGTGCTACCTTTAATGTACGTGGAACAACTTCCATTGGAGGAGGTGGAAATGCTTTGGTGTTAATTGATGGTGTACCTGGTGATCCTTCATTATTAAACCCTAATGATATAGAGAGTGTGTCTGTTCTTAAAGATGCTGCCTCTGCGGCTATTTATGGAGCAAGGGGAAGTTTTGGAGTAGTTTTGATCACTACTAAAACTTCTAAGAATGAAAAGTCAAAGATTAATTTCTCTACCTCTTTTTCTGTTTTAGATCACACAGTTAAACCTGATTTAGTGACTAATGGATATCAATGGGCAAAACAATTTGATGAGGCATATTATTCTTGGAATGATTATAAGATGCATCCTTCAAAAGCAAATAGTGTTTTTCCTTTTTCAATGGAATATTTACAACAACTAAAAGAACGTACCGAAAATCCAAGTTTGAGTAAAGTAGATATTGATCCAGCGACTGGTAAATATGTATATTATGGAAATACAGATTGGATGAAAGAACTGTATGCAGATATGATTACAGCACAAGAATATAATTTAAGTGCGAGTGGTGGTGGTGAAAAAGCAAGTTATTATCTATCAGGTAGAGTAAATTCTCAAGACGGTGTTTTTAGATACAATCCTGATAAATTCAATATGTATAATTTAAGAGGTAAAGGATCATTGCAAGCTACAAGCTGGTTAAAGTTAGAAAATAATTTTGAGTATGCTGAAATGGATTATTTTTTTCCTATTCTAAATCATCCTTCAGATACACCAGTTTGGCGTAGAATATCAGATGAAGCGTTTCCTGTAGCAATGATGTTTAATCCAGATGGAACACTAACACATAATGCAGCAATTGTATTTGGAAGTTTTGTGTCAGGAGGAAACTATTCAGATACGAATAGGCAACAATTAAGAAATACAACAAGTTTTGTAGCAGATATTATTAAGGATGACCTAAAACTATATGGGGATTTTACATTCAGAAATTTAAATGAAGTAGAGAAAAAACAGTATACACCTGTTCCTTATAGTACAAAACCAGGAGAGCTGCTAGAAAGAGGAGAAAATAAATTAGAAGAGCTACAAGAGAAGACAACATATAAAGGAATGAACCTTTATGCAGAGTATCAAAAACAGTTAGGCGGACATCATATTAAAGGATTGATAGGATACAATTATGAGAAATTACGTTTAGATAAACGGACTTTAGAACGCAATGAATTAACTAATTCTCAATTACCTGATTTTGGATTAGCAACTGGTGAAAATATTGTTTTAAAAGGAGGAGGATATCAATGGGCTACTTTAGGAGCATTCTTTCGATTGAATTATAATTTCCAAGAAAAATATTTTATAGAAGTAAACGGACGATATGACGGTTCTTCAAAGTTTCCACAAAATCAACAATGGGGATTTTTTCCATCTACTTCTGTAGGATATCGTGTATCACAAGAAAACTTTTGGCAAAACAGTCGTTTAGTAGATGTATTACCAGGGTTGAAATTCAGAGCCTCTTATGGTTCTTTAGGTAATGGTAATATTTCTCCCTATCAATACTTAGAAACGATGTCTGTTAATCAATTAAATGTATTGCTAAATGGTAAGAATCCGTTGTACACTAATAAACCAAATGTTATACCAAATGGACTAACATGGGAGAAAGCAACTACTTTCAATATCGGTTTTGATACCGAATGGTTCAACCGAAGATTAACAACTTCATTTGATTGGTATAAACGAGCTACGACTGATATGTACACTCAAGGAACACCCCTTCCACAAGTATTTGGAGCAACAGAACCAAAAGGCAACTATGCTGATTTAGAAACAAAAGGTTGGGAGTTATCTATTGCTTGGAAAGATAAAATAAATTTCAAAAAACCATTGACTTATAAATTCCGTTTTATTCTTTCAGATAATCAATCTGAGATTACAAAATTCAATAATCCTACCAATTCCTTGAATACTTATTATGAAGGAATGAAGATTGGTGAAATATGGGGGTTTGAAAACGCTGGATACTTTATCGATCAAAATGATATTAATAATCATGCAGATCAAAGCTATATCCGTGTTTCTGCAGCGAATATTCTGTTGCCAGGAGATATTAAATTTGCCGATCTAAATGGAGATGGAGTAATTAATATTGGAGATAACACAGTAAATAACCCTGGTGATAGAAGAATAATTGGTAACTCAACTCCTCGTTTCAATTTTGGATTTAATACAGATTTAGAATGGAATAATTTTTTTGTATCTGCATTTTTTCAAGGAGTTGGTAAGCGTGATTTTTGGCCAGGAGCAGATAATTCTTTATTCTGGGGAGCATATAATAGACCTTATAGTTGGCATCCAACAAAGATGGGTGATATGATGTGGTCAGAAGAAAATCCTGATGCTTATTTTCCACGCATGAGAGGGTATGTCGCTCTAAATAGTAGAGGAGAACTTCAAGTGCAACAAAGTAAATATATTCAGAATGCAGCTTATATCAGATTAAAGAACTTAACGATAGGATATAACTTTCCTAAACAGATGCTAGAAAAGAATAAGATAGAGAGTTTGAGGATTTTCTTTTCAGGACAGAACTTATGGACTTATTCACCAATGTTTAGAGTGTTAAAAACAATGGATCCCGAAGTAATTGATGGAGCAGATCCAGAATTATCACCTAATGCAGGTAATGGAATGCGTTATCCGATGTTAAAAACATTCTCTTTAGGAATTGATATTACTTTTTAA
- a CDS encoding IS4 family transposase — protein sequence MSKSTYFSSKSVFGQLISLIDDEIIKSAVVNTNSDYYVKKFKSKDHLISMLFCCFAKCNSLREVSGAMLGLSGKTKGFQLNHIPKRSTLSDANKNREVRFFEDVYNQLLSKYTNKLSDSRIKDVIKKQVKLVDSSTLSLFKDILSCVGRKSKDGKSKGGIKVHSVINADEKVPNMVWFSSAATHDHNFLKKLKCDDNTIYVFDKGYNDYKAFKHFSEYQTGFVTRIKDNANYDIIEANQIPEHQHSGVLQDQIIEVSIKENNILTKLKLRKVKFYDRENKRVFEFITNLFQLRSDMIAALYKLRWQIELVFKQLKQNFPLKYFLGDNENAIKIQIYCVLIVNLLISVVKKKLTRSWAFSNLVSFCKIHLFNYIKLLHFLENPEQDWIIEDQEIKQLSLF from the coding sequence ATGAGTAAAAGTACATATTTTTCAAGTAAATCCGTATTCGGACAGCTGATTTCTTTAATAGATGATGAGATTATTAAATCGGCAGTAGTAAATACTAACTCTGATTATTATGTAAAGAAATTCAAATCCAAAGACCATCTAATAAGTATGCTTTTTTGTTGTTTTGCCAAATGTAATTCACTTCGTGAAGTATCTGGTGCAATGCTTGGCTTATCAGGGAAAACCAAAGGATTCCAATTAAATCATATCCCTAAACGTAGTACTTTATCAGATGCTAATAAAAATAGAGAAGTGAGGTTTTTCGAAGATGTCTATAATCAACTTCTTAGTAAATACACAAATAAGTTATCGGACAGCCGAATTAAAGATGTTATCAAAAAGCAAGTAAAGCTTGTTGATAGTAGCACCCTAAGCCTATTTAAGGATATATTAAGCTGTGTAGGTCGTAAATCCAAAGATGGAAAATCAAAAGGAGGTATAAAAGTTCACTCAGTGATTAATGCTGATGAAAAGGTTCCCAATATGGTGTGGTTTAGTTCAGCAGCAACACATGATCATAATTTTTTAAAGAAACTTAAATGTGATGATAATACCATTTATGTTTTTGACAAAGGGTACAATGATTACAAGGCATTTAAACATTTTTCAGAGTACCAAACTGGCTTTGTAACAAGGATAAAAGACAATGCAAATTATGATATAATAGAAGCTAATCAAATCCCTGAACACCAACATAGTGGTGTATTACAAGACCAAATCATTGAAGTTAGTATTAAAGAAAACAATATCTTAACCAAGCTTAAACTACGCAAAGTGAAATTTTATGATAGAGAAAATAAGAGAGTTTTTGAGTTTATTACTAACCTCTTTCAATTAAGATCAGATATGATAGCTGCTTTATATAAACTTAGATGGCAAATAGAACTTGTCTTTAAACAGCTCAAACAGAATTTCCCTTTAAAGTATTTTTTAGGAGATAATGAGAATGCTATTAAAATACAGATATACTGTGTCTTAATAGTAAATTTACTTATATCTGTAGTTAAGAAAAAGCTTACACGAAGTTGGGCTTTTTCAAACTTGGTGAGTTTTTGTAAGATTCACCTGTTTAACTACATTAAACTATTACATTTCTTAGAAAACCCTGAACAAGATTGGATTATTGAAGATCAAGAGATAAAACAGCTCTCTTTGTTCTGA
- a CDS encoding FecR family protein, producing the protein MIKQFKQILSKYVDKTASKEEEALVDKYFERMQVKGLSPNNVTSSQGEEIKEKIDKRIKPKKKSSRTLYYKVAAVAVVLLSLSYAMFYTKEDVEFVEHYADKGQQLQFYLSDSTYVHLNSNSKLIYPKIFNGSIREVQLVGEAFFEVKHTSTDTPFIVVSPKLNTHVLGTKFNVNDSPNETVEVSVYEGKVKVEDKQSHNSVVLIKNERVTLVNHDDLSKSTLEEGQFNLWYKGEVKFNQMCIDEVVTVLNRRFNIRLKLPAGEIPTTTISGDFTSDKVSDILQSLQFIYGVKYQKQKDGQIVLYLK; encoded by the coding sequence ATGATAAAACAGTTTAAACAAATCTTATCGAAGTACGTTGATAAAACAGCCAGTAAAGAAGAAGAAGCATTAGTCGATAAGTATTTTGAAAGAATGCAAGTAAAAGGTCTTTCTCCTAATAATGTAACTTCTTCTCAAGGAGAAGAAATAAAAGAGAAAATCGATAAGAGAATTAAACCTAAAAAGAAAAGTTCTCGCACCTTGTATTATAAAGTAGCTGCAGTAGCTGTTGTTCTGTTATCGTTGTCTTATGCGATGTTTTATACTAAAGAAGATGTAGAATTTGTAGAACACTATGCTGATAAAGGACAGCAACTTCAGTTTTATTTAAGTGACTCAACTTATGTTCACTTAAACTCTAATAGTAAATTAATTTATCCCAAAATATTTAACGGTTCTATTCGCGAAGTACAGCTAGTAGGAGAAGCCTTTTTTGAAGTTAAACATACTTCTACTGATACTCCATTTATTGTTGTGAGCCCTAAGTTAAATACGCATGTATTGGGAACTAAATTTAATGTCAATGATAGCCCTAATGAGACTGTTGAAGTAAGTGTATATGAAGGAAAAGTCAAAGTAGAAGACAAACAAAGTCACAATAGTGTAGTACTAATCAAAAATGAAAGAGTGACTTTGGTTAATCATGACGATTTAAGCAAAAGTACGCTAGAAGAAGGACAGTTTAACTTATGGTATAAAGGAGAGGTGAAGTTTAATCAAATGTGTATTGATGAGGTTGTTACAGTATTAAATAGACGTTTTAATATTAGACTGAAACTCCCTGCTGGAGAAATACCAACGACAACAATTAGTGGAGATTTTACTAGTGATAAAGTAAGTGATATCCTTCAGAGCTTACAATTTATTTATGGGGTAAAGTATCAGAAACAAAAAGATGGACAAATCGTATTGTATTTAAAATAA
- a CDS encoding RNA polymerase sigma factor encodes MISKEKKFDSLYEKHWAELYIYAFNVLRDKAIAEDIVQEVFIDYWNRMEGVEVELPRAYFFQSVRNQCAKSLNTRRFDQIQIENIAALVPELDDVQFDLIKQQLLSEIDQTACSLLPDKCLAIFKMRFYEQLSYKEIALKMNVSESTVENQINKALKLLRGNTRYITDFHFSVLLSIMC; translated from the coding sequence ATGATAAGTAAAGAGAAAAAGTTTGATTCTTTATATGAAAAGCATTGGGCTGAGTTATATATATATGCTTTTAATGTGCTAAGAGATAAAGCAATAGCAGAAGATATTGTACAAGAAGTTTTTATTGACTATTGGAACAGAATGGAGGGTGTCGAAGTAGAATTACCTAGAGCCTACTTTTTTCAATCTGTCCGAAACCAATGTGCAAAGTCATTGAATACTAGACGCTTTGATCAAATACAAATAGAAAACATTGCAGCATTAGTTCCAGAGTTAGACGATGTTCAATTCGATTTGATTAAACAACAACTGTTAAGTGAGATTGATCAGACAGCATGTTCATTGTTGCCAGATAAGTGTTTAGCAATATTTAAAATGCGCTTTTACGAACAATTATCTTATAAGGAGATAGCGTTGAAGATGAATGTATCTGAGAGTACTGTTGAAAATCAAATTAATAAAGCACTAAAGCTTTTAAGAGGAAATACACGTTATATTACTGACTTTCATTTCTCAGTCTTATTGTCTATTATGTGTTAA
- a CDS encoding endonuclease/exonuclease/phosphatase family protein: MLNFNVHHFVAANDTDHFVDINSLAAIVNSKSVDIVTLQELDVNNRRSGITLNQIAELALRTGMYYEFGKTIEFAAGAYGIGILSKFPIVESAFYPLPYIVETEEKRGLLVCSLDLGNGKRLTVATTHLASQSNESRVLQAKEVVQIGKSIKIDVLTGDFNAIESETPIAILKEAFVFDSRFTKQWTIPTERSIKKIDFIVKSILSRIMIQRQAVYPLDSLSDHNMMLSDFTLE, from the coding sequence CTGCTTAATTTTAATGTCCACCATTTTGTAGCAGCAAATGACACAGATCATTTTGTAGATATTAATTCGCTTGCTGCTATTGTTAATAGTAAATCTGTTGATATTGTAACACTTCAAGAGTTAGATGTCAATAATAGACGTTCAGGGATAACACTAAATCAGATAGCTGAATTAGCACTGCGTACGGGTATGTACTATGAGTTCGGAAAGACTATAGAATTTGCAGCAGGAGCTTATGGAATCGGTATTTTATCTAAGTTTCCTATTGTAGAGAGTGCTTTTTATCCTTTGCCATACATTGTAGAGACAGAAGAGAAGAGAGGATTGTTGGTGTGTAGCTTAGATCTAGGTAATGGAAAAAGATTAACTGTAGCGACTACTCATTTAGCTAGTCAGAGTAATGAAAGTAGGGTTTTACAGGCTAAGGAAGTTGTTCAAATAGGCAAGTCTATTAAGATAGATGTATTGACAGGTGATTTTAATGCTATTGAATCAGAAACTCCTATTGCTATTTTAAAAGAGGCTTTTGTATTTGATAGTCGCTTTACAAAACAATGGACAATACCTACTGAAAGAAGTATAAAGAAGATAGACTTTATCGTCAAATCTATTCTTAGTAGAATAATGATACAGAGACAAGCTGTCTATCCATTAGATAGTCTCTCAGATCACAATATGATGTTAAGTGATTTTACTTTAGAATAG
- a CDS encoding endonuclease/exonuclease/phosphatase family protein, whose protein sequence is MVRNIALLIVLVTFNLFAQQQKPETLKTMTFNVRMDTPKDGINQWSNRKDWVAEIVRFNEVDLVGMQEVTYGQLVDLQGLLTSYDFVGEGRESGNKGEFSPIFYAKDRFKLLDSGTFWLAEDPTHKGMISWDSSLPRVATWAKLEDKNTKRSFVFINTHFDHKGRIAREKSVEIIASQLKLIVKDETIILTGDLNLPPTDVPYQKIIDLGFLDTRDQATNKAELGYTFNAWDIEAKPTNRIDYIFSKGGDLAPWKYQELDIQRGARFASDHYPVMAEFRWVSKVDFAQKKKKK, encoded by the coding sequence ATGGTAAGAAATATAGCTTTATTAATTGTATTAGTTACATTTAATTTATTCGCTCAACAACAGAAACCAGAAACATTAAAGACTATGACATTTAATGTTAGAATGGACACTCCTAAAGATGGTATTAATCAATGGAGTAATAGAAAAGATTGGGTGGCTGAAATCGTTCGATTTAATGAAGTTGATCTTGTAGGAATGCAAGAAGTAACCTATGGTCAGTTAGTTGATCTTCAAGGATTATTGACAAGTTATGATTTTGTAGGGGAGGGAAGAGAATCTGGAAACAAAGGAGAGTTTAGTCCTATATTCTACGCTAAAGATCGCTTTAAACTATTAGATAGTGGAACTTTCTGGTTAGCAGAAGATCCAACACATAAAGGAATGATTTCTTGGGACTCTTCTTTACCTAGAGTAGCTACATGGGCTAAATTAGAAGATAAGAATACAAAGAGAAGTTTTGTATTTATAAATACTCACTTTGACCATAAAGGAAGAATTGCTCGCGAGAAAAGCGTTGAGATAATAGCATCTCAATTAAAACTAATTGTAAAAGATGAAACAATTATTTTGACAGGTGATTTGAATTTACCTCCTACAGATGTTCCTTATCAGAAGATAATAGATCTAGGTTTCTTAGATACTAGGGATCAGGCGACTAATAAAGCGGAATTAGGATATACATTTAATGCATGGGATATAGAAGCAAAACCTACTAATAGAATTGATTATATCTTTAGTAAAGGCGGAGATTTAGCACCTTGGAAATATCAGGAATTAGATATTCAGAGAGGAGCGAGGTTTGCTTCTGATCATTATCCTGTTATGGCAGAATTTAGATGGGTTAGTAAAGTTGATTTTGCTCAAAAAAAAAAGAAGAAGTAA